In one window of Tursiops truncatus isolate mTurTru1 chromosome 5, mTurTru1.mat.Y, whole genome shotgun sequence DNA:
- the TKTL2 gene encoding LOW QUALITY PROTEIN: transketolase-like protein 2 (The sequence of the model RefSeq protein was modified relative to this genomic sequence to represent the inferred CDS: inserted 7 bases in 5 codons; deleted 3 bases in 3 codons; substituted 1 base at 1 genomic stop codon), giving the protein MPPSEFIPRVRGGGPSERRHLTKPRQRSRDGAARLVPRRRGPGALLRDGTAVAPPLSLLRNRGRRQRGRHRPPPPEDATTVLVLQDLANHLRIRSIXGHPTSWCSAAEVVSVLFFHAMSYRQXPEPPDSDRFVLSIGHAAPLLCAAWAEAGGTSEPNLLNLRTIHCAPEGHPTPRLSSVDVATGXAGLGAACGTVYAGEYWTRASYRVFCLLGDGEASEGSASHYSLDNLVAVFHVNRLGQSGVAPPKHRADICRRRREACGWNTRVGVDGQDVEALCHAFCQATRVKSKPAAVVAKTFRGQRIPDVEDAENWHGKPVPKERANEVIRLTEXQIRTNMNLIPKPPVEGSPPVSVTDIKMTCLPDYKAGDKIATQKAYSLALAELGHANERAIVLHGDPKKSIFSEIFKKDHSERLIVLLXGTELACATRGRTVAFVRTSAAFLTRAFDQIRKGAISQTSVSLSGSHCGVSVGEDGPSQMALEDLDMFRSIPNCTVFNPSDAVSTERALYLAANPKGLCFVRTSWSETAVIYTPQENIEMGRATVIHHIVNDKVTVIGAGVTLPEALAAADALSQQGISICVIDLFTINPLDAATIISSAKATGGRVITVEDHYXEGGIGEAICAAISGEPGIHVHQLAVSGVPKKSGKPSELLDMFGISARHIIAAVKSTLMN; this is encoded by the exons ATGCCCCCTTCTGAATTTATACCACGAGTTAGG GGAGGCGGGCCCAGCGAGCGACGTCACCTGACGAAGCCGCGGCAGCGGTCACGTGACGGCGCTGCCAGGCTCGTTCCCCGGAGGCGGGGCCCGGGCGCGCTGTTACGTGACGGAACCGCCGTAGCACCGCCCCTTTCGCTCCTCAGAAACCGGGGAAGACGGCAACGTGGCAGACACCGACCCCCACCCCCCGAGGACGCGACCACCGTGCTGGTCCTGCAGGACTTGGCCAACCACCTGCGCATCCGTTCCA AGGGCCACCCCACGTCGTGGTGCAGCGCGGCCGAGGTCGTGTCGGTGCTCTTCTTCCACGCGATGAGCTACAGAC AGCCGGAGCCGCCGGACAGCGACAGGTTCGTCCTCTCCATA GGCCATGCGGCTCCACTGCTCTGTGCCGCCTGGGCGGAGGCGGGCGGCACCAGTGAACCTAACCTGCTGAACTTGAGGACAATTCACTGTGCCCCGGAGGGACATCCCACCCCGAGACTGTCGTCTGTCGATGTGGCGACAG TGGCTGGGTTGGGCGCCGCGTGTGGAACGGTTTATGCTGGCGAGTACTGGACCAGAGCCAGCTACCGGGTGTTCTGCCTCCTGGGCGACGGCGAGGCCTCGGAGGGCTCTGCTTCCCACTACAGTTTGGATAACCTCGTGGCAGTCTTCCACGTGAACCGCTTGGGACAGAGTGGCGTGGCGCCCCCAAAGCACCGCGCAGACATCTGTCGGCGTCGCCGCGAAGCCTGTGGGTGGAACACTCGGGTA GGAGTGGATGGCCAGGACGTGGAGGCCTTGTGCCACGCGTTTTGCCAAGCGACTCGAGTGAAGAGCAAGCCCGCTGCCGTAGTTGCGAAGACCTTCAGGGGCCAGCGTATTCCAGACGTTGAGGATGCGGAGAACTGGCATGGAAAGCCGGTGCCGAAAGAAAGAGCAAATGAAGTCATCAGACTAACAGA TCAGATACGGACCAACATGAATCTCATACCCAAACCCCCTGTTGAAGGCTCACCTCCAGTCAGCGtcacagatataaaaatgacCTGCCTGCCTGATTATAAAGCAGGTGACAAGATAGCTACTCAGAAAGCATATAGTTTGGCTCTAGCTGAACTGGGCCATGCAAATGAAAGAGCCATTGTCCTGCATGGCGACCCAAAGAAGTCCATCTTTTCTGAGATATTCAAGAAAGATCACTCTGAGCGTCTTATTGTTTTACT CGGAACAGAACTGGCCTGTGCCACACGTGGTCGAACCGTTGCTTTTGTTAGGACTTCAGCTGCCTTTTTGACCAGAGCGTTTGATCAGATCCGGAAGGGAGCCATATCTCAAACCAGTGTCAGTCTTAGTGGTTCCCACTGCGGGGTGTCCGTTGGTGAAGATGGCCCCTCCCAGATGGCCCTGGAAGATCTAGACATGTTCCGAAGCATCCCCAATTGCACTGTGTTTAATCCAAGTGATGCCGTCTCGACAGAGCGTGCTCTTTATCTGGCTGCCAAC CCAAAGGGGTTGTGCTTCGTTCGGACCAGCTGGTCAGAAACTGCAGTTATCTATACCCCCCAAGAAAATATTGAGATGGGACGGGCCACGGTCATCCACCACATTGTTAATGACAAAGTCACAGTTATTGGAGCTGGAGTTACTCTGCCCGAAGCCTTAGCAGCTGCCGATGCTCTTTCTCAACAGGGTATTTCTATCTGTGTCATTGACCTGTTTACCATTAACCCCCTGGATGCTGCCACCATCATATCCAGTGCAAAAGCTACAGGCGGCCGGGTTATCACGGTGGAGGATCACTACTGAGAAGGTGGCATTGGAGAAGCCATATGTGCAGCCATCTCTGGGGAGCCTGGCATCCACGTTCATCAGCTGGCAGTGTCAGGAGTGCCTAAAAAAAGCGGGAAACCTAGCGAATTGCTGGATATGTTTGGAATCAGTGCTAGACACATCATAGCAGCTGTGAAATCCACTTTAATGAACTAA